In Mastigocladopsis repens PCC 10914, a single window of DNA contains:
- a CDS encoding YggT family protein, whose amino-acid sequence MNLLITTLLTFIQIYSTLLIIRVLLSWFPSINWYNQPFAALSQITDPYLNMFRSIIPPLGGMDFSPILAFLLLSLLSTLLSSLSAVPLLG is encoded by the coding sequence ATGAATCTACTGATTACCACACTGCTTACTTTCATACAGATTTATAGCACTCTACTGATTATTAGAGTCCTGTTGTCATGGTTCCCCAGTATTAACTGGTATAATCAACCATTTGCTGCATTGAGCCAGATTACCGACCCCTATCTGAATATGTTCCGTTCCATTATTCCCCCATTAGGCGGCATGGATTTTTCCCCGATATTGGCGTTTCTGTTACTCAGCTTATTGAGTACTTTGCTCTCCTCCCTCAGTGCTGTTCCATTACTTGGCTAA
- the upp gene encoding uracil phosphoribosyltransferase: MTLQLRVYVPPHPLIKHWLAVARDAGTPSVLFRSAMTELGRWLTYEAAREWLPTQETTVQTPLDSSPATLIDPTVPVAVVPILRAGLGLLDGAQTVLPLASIYHLGLVRDEKTLQPSCYLNKLPEKFSPQTRVLVTDPMLATGGSMMSAMAELTQRGVDPALTRIVCVVAAPPALQKLNDAYPGLIVYTATIDETVNTQGFIVPGLGDAGDRIFGT; encoded by the coding sequence ATGACGCTACAATTGCGTGTTTATGTCCCACCCCATCCCCTCATTAAGCACTGGTTGGCAGTCGCCCGTGATGCTGGCACACCCTCAGTATTATTCCGCAGTGCAATGACTGAGTTAGGACGGTGGTTAACTTATGAAGCAGCTAGAGAGTGGTTGCCAACTCAAGAGACAACCGTGCAAACTCCCTTAGATTCATCTCCAGCGACTTTAATAGATCCAACAGTTCCAGTGGCGGTAGTGCCAATTCTGCGGGCTGGGCTAGGATTGCTAGATGGAGCGCAGACAGTGTTGCCTTTGGCGTCGATTTACCATCTTGGCTTGGTGCGAGATGAAAAAACACTGCAACCCTCTTGTTACCTAAACAAACTACCAGAAAAATTTTCACCACAAACGCGAGTGTTAGTCACCGATCCGATGTTAGCAACGGGAGGGTCGATGATGAGTGCAATGGCAGAATTAACACAACGAGGTGTTGACCCAGCCCTCACGCGGATTGTTTGTGTAGTAGCAGCTCCGCCAGCTTTACAAAAACTGAACGATGCTTATCCGGGTTTAATAGTTTACACTGCTACCATTGACGAAACGGTCAACACTCAGGGGTTTATTGTACCGGGATTAGGAGATGCAGGCGATCGCATCTTTGGGACATAA